One window from the genome of Numenius arquata chromosome 31, bNumArq3.hap1.1, whole genome shotgun sequence encodes:
- the LOC141476409 gene encoding ADP-ribosylhydrolase ARH1-like isoform X1: MEETVPPVEAYEAAMVLSGVGDALGYRGGRWEYCTSGSQIHAELAELGGLEAISLEPPEWPVSDDTVLHLATAEGLATGLEGEPLLQELAHRYVAAMGDMEGRKPGPTSILGTSQLRPGEPEGYRIPFNPRGTGCGAAMRSLAIGLRYPRASELPALIRVSIESGRMTHHHPTGYLGALAVALFGALGARGEPPERWGAELLQVLPLAWDYVESTGVAVGDNAAAWPFFGDAWHRYLESRGLLEGGGPPKVPPLPSPAERDAAYLGWALEGWAGRSGHDAPMVALEALLAAGGCWEDLCARGVLHGGDSDSTGTIAAGCWGLQRGLKPVSPGLHRGLEYRGRLRDAAHRLHALAWGTC; this comes from the exons ATGGAGGAGAC GGTGCCCCCAGTGGAAGCCTACGAAGCGGCTATGGTGCTGAGTGGGGTGGGGGACGCGTTGGGGTACCGGGGGGGCCGCTGGGAATACTGCACCTCAGGATCCCAGATCCATGCCGAACTGGCCGAGCTGGGGGGCCTGGAGGCCATCTCCCTCGAGCCCCCTGAGTGGCCTGTCAGCGATGACACTGTCCTCCACCTCGCCACTGCTGAGGGCCTCGCCACAg GCCTGGAGGGGGAAcccctcctgcaggagctggctCACCGCTACGTGGCCGCCATGGGTGACATGGAGGGTCGCAAGCCAGGGCCCACCAGCATCCTGG GCACCTCGCAGCTGCGGCCAGGGGAGCCCGAGGGCTATCGCATCCCCTTCAACCCCAGAGGCACCGGCTGTGGGGCCGCTATGCGCAGCCTGGCCATCGGCCtcag GTACCCACGGGCCTCAGAGTTGCCAGCGCTGATCCGAGTGAGCATCGAGAGCGGGCGCAtgacccaccaccaccccaccg GGTACCTCGGGGCGCTGGCCGTGGCCCTCTTTGGGGCGCTGGGGGCTCGGGGGGAGCCCCCGGAACGCTGGGGGGCCGAGCTGCTGCAGGTCCTGCCCCTCGCCTGGGACTACGTGGAAAGCACTGGGGTGGCCGTTGGGGACAACGCTGCTGCCTGGCCCTTCTTCGGGGATGCCTGGCACCG GTACCTGGAATCCCGGGGGCTTCTGGAAGGTGGCGGCCCACCCAAGGTGCCACCCCTTCCATCACCGGCTGAGCGGGACGCGGCGTACCTGGGCTGGGCACTGGAGGGGTGGGCAGGGCGCAGTGGTCACGACGCACCCATGGTGGCCCTGGAGGCCCTGCTggcagctggtggctgctgggagGACCTATGTGCCAGGGGGGTGCTGCATGGTGGGGACAGCGACTCCACGGGGACCATCGCcgcagggtgctgggggctgcagagggggctGAAGCCTGTTTCCCCCGGGCTGCACCGTGGCCTCGAGTACCGCGGGCGGCTGCGTGACGCTGCCCACCGCCTCCATGCGCTGGCCTGGGGGACATGCTGA
- the LOC141476409 gene encoding ADP-ribosylhydrolase ARH1-like isoform X2, producing the protein MEETVPPVEAYEAAMVLSGVGDALGYRGGRWEYCTSGSQIHAELAELGGLEAISLEPPEWPVSDDTVLHLATAEGLATGLEGEPLLQELAHRYVAAMGDMEGRKPGPTSILGYLGALAVALFGALGARGEPPERWGAELLQVLPLAWDYVESTGVAVGDNAAAWPFFGDAWHRYLESRGLLEGGGPPKVPPLPSPAERDAAYLGWALEGWAGRSGHDAPMVALEALLAAGGCWEDLCARGVLHGGDSDSTGTIAAGCWGLQRGLKPVSPGLHRGLEYRGRLRDAAHRLHALAWGTC; encoded by the exons ATGGAGGAGAC GGTGCCCCCAGTGGAAGCCTACGAAGCGGCTATGGTGCTGAGTGGGGTGGGGGACGCGTTGGGGTACCGGGGGGGCCGCTGGGAATACTGCACCTCAGGATCCCAGATCCATGCCGAACTGGCCGAGCTGGGGGGCCTGGAGGCCATCTCCCTCGAGCCCCCTGAGTGGCCTGTCAGCGATGACACTGTCCTCCACCTCGCCACTGCTGAGGGCCTCGCCACAg GCCTGGAGGGGGAAcccctcctgcaggagctggctCACCGCTACGTGGCCGCCATGGGTGACATGGAGGGTCGCAAGCCAGGGCCCACCAGCATCCTGG GGTACCTCGGGGCGCTGGCCGTGGCCCTCTTTGGGGCGCTGGGGGCTCGGGGGGAGCCCCCGGAACGCTGGGGGGCCGAGCTGCTGCAGGTCCTGCCCCTCGCCTGGGACTACGTGGAAAGCACTGGGGTGGCCGTTGGGGACAACGCTGCTGCCTGGCCCTTCTTCGGGGATGCCTGGCACCG GTACCTGGAATCCCGGGGGCTTCTGGAAGGTGGCGGCCCACCCAAGGTGCCACCCCTTCCATCACCGGCTGAGCGGGACGCGGCGTACCTGGGCTGGGCACTGGAGGGGTGGGCAGGGCGCAGTGGTCACGACGCACCCATGGTGGCCCTGGAGGCCCTGCTggcagctggtggctgctgggagGACCTATGTGCCAGGGGGGTGCTGCATGGTGGGGACAGCGACTCCACGGGGACCATCGCcgcagggtgctgggggctgcagagggggctGAAGCCTGTTTCCCCCGGGCTGCACCGTGGCCTCGAGTACCGCGGGCGGCTGCGTGACGCTGCCCACCGCCTCCATGCGCTGGCCTGGGGGACATGCTGA